A part of Maniola jurtina chromosome 19, ilManJurt1.1, whole genome shotgun sequence genomic DNA contains:
- the LOC123874770 gene encoding glucose-dependent insulinotropic receptor-like isoform X1: protein MGSSNFTSTIVSEDNITVFNQSEVIVDLFDFKIHENKQFVVYTVVAYIFGTIIFLSNLTVVISSGLILKKGQKLKSTYLLLGNVSLADTIIGISIIFGVSIEDLMSSSRLCVFQIGMIVCPAMVSIFSVGLIAVDRYIYILHGLYYQRWFNTAKVRIGILCIWLIGITLGFLPASGWVNRELGNSRCFYVSLFPGTLILLNSLLSIIPIILVGVLYSIILVRALKNVKQINAAVKTVEVNANSKPELRIYRGNTNAKKNIQSVKFPTKTNNGKLKRSVSFSGSCINSKDKSENNQFSHKSKSIDELNDNKEDSSKLENKKSRNSVPDSESNFSICTITSSVPDNQDQVFMKKESRKKETRNIENGKHKNKSKVKEPNKWRAITVVMLTLGSFIFTWMPFFITAIFFVFCQEKLTNPQCMHLRIMLSGPIATLAFLNSILNPLIYAWWHKGFQRSIRSYFQRYLFKFFRKDGLQ, encoded by the exons ATGGGTTCATCAAACTTTACAAGTACAATCGTAAGTGAGGATAATATAACTGTGTTCAATCAAAGTGAAGTGATTGTTGATTTATTCGATTTCAAGATCCATGAGAATAAACAATTCGTTGTTTACACAGTGGTGGCGTACATATTCGGTACAATCATATTTCTAAGCAACTTGACCGTAGTCATATCCAGTGGACTTATCTTAAAAAAAG GTCAAAAACTGAAGAGTACCTATTTGCTGCTTGGTAACGTTTCCCTCGCTGATACTATAATTGGAATTTCAATTATATTTGGAGTTAGCATCGAAGACCTCATGAGCAGCAGTCGACTGTGCGTATTCCAAATTG GTATGATAGTCTGTCCAGCCATGGTGTCAATATTTAGCGTGGGTCTCATCGCCGTCGATCGctacatttacattttacacgGACTCTACTACCAGAGATGGTTCAACACTGCCAAAGTCAGAATTGGTATCCTTTGCATATGGTTAATCG GTATAACACTCGGATTCTTGCCCGCCAGTGGTTGGGTCAACAGGGAATTGGGAAATTCACGATGCTTTTACGTCTCTCTTTTTCCTGGAACATTGATCCTCCTCAATTCACTGCTCAGTATAATCCCTATTATACTTGTTGGTGTACTATACTCTATAATACTAGTTCGAGCTTTGAAAAACGTGAAACAAATAAACGCTGCTGTAAAAACTGTCGAAGTTAATGCAAACTCAAAACCTGAGCTAAGAATATACAGGGGCAATACAAACGCGAAGAAGAATATACAATCAGTTAAATTCCCCACCAAAACCAACAATGGCAAACTTAAAAGAAGTGTATCTTTTAGTGGCAGTTGCATAAATAGCAAAgataaatctgaaaataatCAATTCAGTCATAAGTCTAAAAGCATTGATGAGTTGAATGATAACAAAGAAGATTCTAGcaaattagaaaataaaaaatctcgAAACAGTGTCCCGGATAGTGAATCTAATTTTAGTATCTGCACTATTACCTCAAGCGTACCAGACAATCAGGATCAGGTATTCATGAAAAAAGAATCGAGGAAGAAAGAGACGAGAAATATCGAAAATggaaagcataaaaataaatcgaaGGTCAAAGAGCCTAACAAATGGCGAGCCATAACTGTAGTGATGCTAACTTTAGGCAGTTTTATATTTACTTGGATGCCATTCTTCATTACTGCGATCTTTTTTGTGTTTTGCCAAGAGAAACTAACAAATCCACAGTGTATGCACCTTCGAATTATGCTTAGTGGGCCGATTGCGACGTTAGCTTTTCTGAACAGTATTCTCAATCCATTAATTTATGCCTGGTGGCACAAAGGCTTTCAAAGAAGTATAAGATCTTACTTTCAAAGatatttgtttaaattttttcgaAAAGATGGGCTTCAATAA
- the LOC123874770 gene encoding dopamine receptor 4-like isoform X2, which produces MLTLVDRCLTNIKKYNSIQTNIKNGLAITNPACIRSSVAEGQKLKSTYLLLGNVSLADTIIGISIIFGVSIEDLMSSSRLCVFQIGMIVCPAMVSIFSVGLIAVDRYIYILHGLYYQRWFNTAKVRIGILCIWLIGITLGFLPASGWVNRELGNSRCFYVSLFPGTLILLNSLLSIIPIILVGVLYSIILVRALKNVKQINAAVKTVEVNANSKPELRIYRGNTNAKKNIQSVKFPTKTNNGKLKRSVSFSGSCINSKDKSENNQFSHKSKSIDELNDNKEDSSKLENKKSRNSVPDSESNFSICTITSSVPDNQDQVFMKKESRKKETRNIENGKHKNKSKVKEPNKWRAITVVMLTLGSFIFTWMPFFITAIFFVFCQEKLTNPQCMHLRIMLSGPIATLAFLNSILNPLIYAWWHKGFQRSIRSYFQRYLFKFFRKDGLQ; this is translated from the exons ATGTTGACACtagttgacagatgtctcactAACATTAAAAAGTATAATAGTATACAGACGAACATCAAAAATGGGTTGGCAATCACAAATCCAGCTTGTATTAGGAGTTCAGTGGCAGAAG GTCAAAAACTGAAGAGTACCTATTTGCTGCTTGGTAACGTTTCCCTCGCTGATACTATAATTGGAATTTCAATTATATTTGGAGTTAGCATCGAAGACCTCATGAGCAGCAGTCGACTGTGCGTATTCCAAATTG GTATGATAGTCTGTCCAGCCATGGTGTCAATATTTAGCGTGGGTCTCATCGCCGTCGATCGctacatttacattttacacgGACTCTACTACCAGAGATGGTTCAACACTGCCAAAGTCAGAATTGGTATCCTTTGCATATGGTTAATCG GTATAACACTCGGATTCTTGCCCGCCAGTGGTTGGGTCAACAGGGAATTGGGAAATTCACGATGCTTTTACGTCTCTCTTTTTCCTGGAACATTGATCCTCCTCAATTCACTGCTCAGTATAATCCCTATTATACTTGTTGGTGTACTATACTCTATAATACTAGTTCGAGCTTTGAAAAACGTGAAACAAATAAACGCTGCTGTAAAAACTGTCGAAGTTAATGCAAACTCAAAACCTGAGCTAAGAATATACAGGGGCAATACAAACGCGAAGAAGAATATACAATCAGTTAAATTCCCCACCAAAACCAACAATGGCAAACTTAAAAGAAGTGTATCTTTTAGTGGCAGTTGCATAAATAGCAAAgataaatctgaaaataatCAATTCAGTCATAAGTCTAAAAGCATTGATGAGTTGAATGATAACAAAGAAGATTCTAGcaaattagaaaataaaaaatctcgAAACAGTGTCCCGGATAGTGAATCTAATTTTAGTATCTGCACTATTACCTCAAGCGTACCAGACAATCAGGATCAGGTATTCATGAAAAAAGAATCGAGGAAGAAAGAGACGAGAAATATCGAAAATggaaagcataaaaataaatcgaaGGTCAAAGAGCCTAACAAATGGCGAGCCATAACTGTAGTGATGCTAACTTTAGGCAGTTTTATATTTACTTGGATGCCATTCTTCATTACTGCGATCTTTTTTGTGTTTTGCCAAGAGAAACTAACAAATCCACAGTGTATGCACCTTCGAATTATGCTTAGTGGGCCGATTGCGACGTTAGCTTTTCTGAACAGTATTCTCAATCCATTAATTTATGCCTGGTGGCACAAAGGCTTTCAAAGAAGTATAAGATCTTACTTTCAAAGatatttgtttaaattttttcgaAAAGATGGGCTTCAATAA
- the LOC123874772 gene encoding cell wall protein DAN4-like: protein MITFLLTLRLTLLMSIACAMSVCKCTTKWPDPINRLAYVDNPVESGFPGHWLPINLIKRIMETRVRTLVPQFDKYTKSSRKDRTRKPLSLSIKVNKKKEKDNVNKVKAKNAKVKIFYTATTILKSSNTETKSKIAKIIPKVIVVETSPRTNRNLIDKVEITTVIPSRSTEISTDLLNTKMSSTKGVNIVESSTIADDTLRRSTKSYSNKLAVPAKQDLTTELATETPIISSSTLSTDTETILEATKQSRITSPESIPLTTTESTSITENSTSMTETTTSSTTEVPTSTTKATTITTESTTSSTESTASTTEPTTSTTESSTITTESTTSTTDSTTSSTESTTSTTESTTSSTESTTSTTKSTTSTTESTPGTTETTTTSTTVLTTLTTPATTTTTDTGNPFY, encoded by the exons ATGATAACATTTTTACTGACTT TGCGTCTAACTTTACTAATGAGCATAGCTTGTGCAATGTCAGTCTGTAAGTGTACCACAAAATGGCCCGATCCGATCAACAGATTGGCTTACGTCGATAATCCGGTGGAATCCGGTTTCCCCGGCCATTGGTTGCCGATAAACTTAATCAAGCGGATTATGGAAACACGGGTACGCACTTTAGTACCACAGTTCGATAAGTATACCAAATCATCTCGTAAAGATCGAACGAGAAAACCACTGTCCTTGTCTATTAAAGTAAACAAGAAGAAGGAAAAAGACAATGTGAATAAAGTAAAAGCGAAGAACGctaaagtaaaaatattctACACTGCTACTACAATTTTAAAAAGCTCAAACACTGAAACAAAATCtaaaatagcaaaaattataCCGAAGGTAATTGTTGTAGAAACGTCTCCAAGAACTAATAGAAACTTAATAGACAAAGTTGAAATTACTACTGTGATACCTAGTAGAAGTACAGAAATCTCTACAGATTTATTAAACACCAAAATGTCTTCAACGAAAGGTGTGAACATCGTTGAATCATCTACAATAGCTGATGATACTTTGAGAAGATCTACAAAATCATACAGTAATAAATTAGCAGTGCCTGCTAAGCAAGATTTGACTACAGAACTAGCCACTGAAACGCCTATTATTTCATCATCTACATTGTCCACTGACACGGAAACGATTTTAGAAGCTACAAAACAATCTAGAATAACGTCACCTGAATCTATTCCATTAACTACAACAGAATCTACAAGTATAACTGAAAACTCTACTAGTATGACAGAAACTACTACTAGTAGTACTACAGAAGTTCCAACGAGTACTACAAAAGCTACTACGATTACTACAGAATCAACTACGAGTTCGACAGAATCTACTGCGAGTACAACAGAACCTACCACCAGTACAACGGAATCTTCAACCATTACTACAGAATCTACTACAAGTACTACAGATTCTACTACAAGTTCTACAGAATCTACTACAAGTACTACAGAATCTACTACAAGTTCTACAGAATCTACTACAAGTACTACAAAATCTACTACAAGTACTACAGAATCTACCCCTGGTACAACAGAAACCACTACGACCTCTACAACAGTACTAACTACCTTAACTACTCCGGCTACAACAACTACTACAGATACTGGTAACCCGTTCTACTGA
- the LOC123874773 gene encoding 39S ribosomal protein L40, mitochondrial, translated as MFNLQILKQLSRLTISSVSKVPLNTRHISSSAIVQFRITDQLWAEPLKKKKKVDPAIIKAREDRRRKKLEKQIRKLQKNARQLKPIEEIEPPLHLMDQMGKRKRPAVILSAEETEARALLLKEWTRYKKQEYMTNVAQIDRIMSAQRRALDMLYEESEELYNEAIMPDLQLVPSSFIGTYATPPIKNYDSPDGEYIDVSKKWGK; from the exons ATGTTTAACTTACAAATATTGAAACAACTTTCGAG ATTGACGATAAGTTCAGTTTCGAAAGTGCCATTGAATACAAGGCATATTAGCAGTTCTGCTATTGTACAGTTTAGGATCACAGATCAACTATG ggCAGAACCActcaaaaagaagaagaaagtaGATCCAGCTATTATAAAGGCTAGGGAAGACAGGAGGAGGAAAAAATTAGAAAAGCAAATCAGAAAATTGCAGAAAAATGCTAGACAGTTGAAACCAATTGAAGAGATTGAACCACCTCTGCACCTTATGGATCAAATGgg AAAGCGTAAAAGGCCTGCAGTAATATTGTCAGCAGAAGAAACAGAGGCTCGAGCATTACTTCTGAAAGAGTGGACCCGGTACAAGAAGCAGGAGTATATGACCAACGTGGCTCAGATAGATAGAATAATGTCAGCACAGAGGAGAGCACTAGATATGTTGTATGAAGAATCCGAGGAACTTTATAATGAGGCTATTATG CCCGATCTACAACTGGTCCCATCTTCATTCATCGGTACGTACGCCACACCGCCAATCAAGAACTACGACTCCCCTGATGGAGAATACATAGATGTTTCCAAGAAATGGGGGAAATAA